In Lycium barbarum isolate Lr01 chromosome 9, ASM1917538v2, whole genome shotgun sequence, the DNA window AATTGATCAGTACAAGCAGCCTTACCATAGAGAACTCAACTACAATAGCAAGCCCCGTTGCCACCTCGTCTTTTAGTGCAACTGCTGCATTTGAAGTTCGAAGTCCATCAAGAATACAGGTACCTTTTTGGACTGCATTTAGTTTCTTTAGAGAGGTAATTGTAGTATCCTATGCGAATAGAAAAAATGATCAAGCCTCTTACTATGGTCAAATAAGAATAAGAGGGTGTTTGACTAAGCTTATTAGTTGGTCAAACTAGCTTATAAGCAATTTTAGCTTATCAACGCATTTGGCAACCACCAAAAGTGCTTGGAAGTCAAAATAAGCCATAAGTCATAAGTCATAAGTTCGTCACCCCTAACTTATGGTTTTAcaacttataagcacttttgGTTTTGACCAAGTCTTTTATGATTTTATCCCTAATATCTGCTGTAATCTCCATTCTCCAAAATATTCTTCCTAATTTCTTTTTTACATTTACAGTTTTGGAAATAGCTTTGAGGACATTTCGCTCATTTTAATAGATATAGTGCTCTTATCTCAGCATCTTTTTACCAAACACATTAACTGCTTATTATTAGTTTCAATAGTTTTATCTAAATATGTaactatttatttataaaatcagGTTCGGCACCTAAAAGTACTTTTCAACACTTAATACTTATCAACTATTCTTAATCGgctaatccaaacaggctctagttGTCGTAGTGATGTGACTCTTTGGCAAACGTCGCGAGATTATCTTGATAAACATCCATAGGTTTTTAGAGTATTTCCATTAGCTGTGCATTCATATGCTAACTAGTAAGTGCCTTTTCAGGTTGAATTCAAAGAAGGGATATTTAATCCTCCAAATATTAAGTCAAAAATAGATCTGCCAGTAAACATGGATATCTTTGGCCAAAACATAAGTTTGTCACCCGTTCAGCAATCTTTAGGTCCTCTAGAAAATGTCGTGGCAGGTATAGCCCGAACAATTTCTGGTCTACCTCCTCTCAAGGTTCCAATTCCAGGTGAGAGGACAAAATCTTGGCTTATTACGACATACCTTGACAAAGATCTTCGTATCTCCAGAGGAGATGGTGGGCTTTTTGTTCTCGTTAAGGAAGAGAGTTCTCTTCTGGATCAGTAGCAAGGCCCCGTCCCTGTATATATGTAGAGGTCCTGCGAGCTTCATAAATACAATGTAAAGTATACGACACGTTATCTGTAAAGGGAGATACGTCTTCctttctttttatctataatgCCATTTGTGTACCCATTACTCACAGAGGAAGGAACTAAAAATTGTAAAATTAAGAGCAATTGCATATAATACGATGTTATTTTGAAGTTCTGGTGTTATTTGTATCCGGCCGTTTGTAGAACTTATGTCACTCTGCCATCTCTTGAGGTCAAATATGTTTAATTGCAATATCATAATACTGATCAGTGCGTTAAGCCTACACAGATTATTAACACTAAGTATGTAGAGGGAGAGAAGCGAACTCCTCTTATAGGAGAGTGGTTATTGAGATGCTTACGTAAAAGACCGCTTTAATAGTGTAGCTCGGGGGAACCTTGAGACAAGACATAGGGGCAAAGGTATTAAGGTACCACAATTTGCTCAGTCTAGTCTTAGGAGTGGGACTAGGAAAGCTTCAGCAAAGAGAAAGGACTTTCACCAGTTTCTCGAGTGAGTAGCAAGTGTTGGTGAAGGAAGTCGAGTTCAAGTTTAAAGCACATGGCATAAGCCAAAGCCTCCGGGGATGACTCTAAAAGCTAATAACATGATTCTAGTCAAATAGGACATTTATCAGAGTAAggaagatcttttttttttagaCTGGTAACATCAGAGCGAGGAAAGATCTTTcaaaaataaaatcaagaaaatgctAGAACTGGTGTAAGTAAAATCTTAGGGGCACCTATGGAGCAGCACATGATTCTATCCCATTTGGACCTGGTGTTTATTTGAACGCTTCTCTTAAAAAGTTCATTAATGCCAGCTTTGGACATTCATTTTTTAAAATAGTTAAAACAAAAATAACTACCTCGAAAGGTTTCCGTTTGCTGCGCCATCAATTACAATTCCACTTTACATTAGTTAAGTGCAGGTTCTCAGATCGGATTCTAGGACATCGACCCCACGTGCTATTACCCGGCGGAATAGTTAACGCGCGCACAAGTTGATCCAAAGACCACCGTCATAAGAAAAACAACAAAAGGTCTAATAATCAGGGTCTGAATTTGATCATCGTACACATTTAGTGGACTTTTTAATAATGCTATTGGGTTTTGCCGAACACATCTTATATCATTATATCATTGCTAATAAAGTGCTGGCCAACCTTCACCAACCACAAGTGGCAACTTTGTTGCTTTTTCTCTAATCTACTAGGTATAATCACACGCATTAGTTAAGTTGAGAGATTCATGGTACATCATTTAAGTTCAACTCATGTCATCATCGGTCTATGTGTAGTAAGTAGTGGCAACTAAAAATCATATCTAGAGGTTCCAAATAATAGTGGAACTCAAGAATAGAGAAAATCTATGTGATCTACGCCACAGGCTATTCAAAACGAGAAGagcttaaaaaaaatagaaaagattaTCAATTATCATGAACTCGATTGAGCAAAAAATGGACTTGCTACAACCACACATCATGCCTTCTTCTTCTTGGACTTGAGCATAACATATCCAATAAACACGCTCAACAAGCAAATGAGCGCCACTGCAGCATATACAGGAATGAGAATCGCGTATTCTTGTGGTAGAAAATACTTGTGCATGAAATGATCGCTGTCAACAAGAGGCTGAAAGGACAAAACAACATAGACGTCAATCCCCAGATAAAACTTAGGTTGCAAAGGTTCATTGCACAATGGAATGGAAGAGAATATTAGCTGACCAGAATGATGACCCAGAAGGTATAATATGTGAAAATGGACAAACTAGTCAATGTTAAAAGCAGCCCAACAGCTCTGTCCACTAATTCCATCGAGCCTCTTCTACTTGTATCGCCTGCAAAAGAAGAATGTTTTAGCTAAGAACTTATATACCTAACAAGAAGAGAGTTAAAACAAATTTTGGCCTGGCCATAGGTTTGCTCATACAAGGTTCAAGGGACTAAAAGGAAAAGAGAGAAAACCAGAAAAAGGATTGGGTGGAACCCAGTCTGGAAGGATATCACATTGATGGCCAGAAAGTGCGTATATGTTATCACACATAAGACATCCCCTACCTCTCAAGAACATAGTTTCAACGACACAGTAACTGTAACTTCAAGTATCACTCTACTTGTCTAATTCATTCGTTTAAAAGACTGTCAAGTTTCCCTTATTTTTCTAACACAAAGTTTCACTTCAACACGTGTTTAGCTTAGCTCATGTCTTCGATCATTAATCTGGTCTATTGCTTTGtctagaagaagaaaaaggagaagaaatGCTACTTATCCACTATATGTTGATCTTAAGCCATGCCTCCCAACATGTGGTCATTAACCTGGTAAAATGCCATGTGAATGAACAGATTACATTCAAGATCTACCCAATAATTCATCAATATGTCATGCGAAGCAAAACTTCTGAAAGCTGCATGAGCAGTTCTCTCAATACACTCCTGAACCTAAGATGTCAAAACTTCACCC includes these proteins:
- the LOC132609691 gene encoding dolichol-phosphate mannose synthase subunit 2-like isoform X2, producing the protein MELVDRAVGLLLTLTSLSIFTYYTFWVIILPLVDSDHFMHKYFLPQEYAILIPVYAAVALICLLSVFIGYVMLKSKKKKA
- the LOC132609691 gene encoding dolichol-phosphate mannose synthase subunit 2-like isoform X1, which codes for MFISISGINWSIPQNVKEAVESWNLKEVDSSIKKTWQMIPACIFLSIWKERNHRCFDGDTSRRGSMELVDRAVGLLLTLTSLSIFTYYTFWVIILPLVDSDHFMHKYFLPQEYAILIPVYAAVALICLLSVFIGYVMLKSKKKKA